A window from Corynebacterium singulare encodes these proteins:
- a CDS encoding amidohydrolase — protein sequence MADPTLATLFNSSAVDLSWQRAFYEDLHAHPELSHEEERTAGRILEKLDDCDCEVVTGIGGHGIVAIFRNGVGPTALMRADFDALPVTEETGVDFAATNGSMHACGHDVHTTALLGACALLDVHRDAWQGTFLALFQPAEESSMGAKYMIADGLTERVPTPDVCLGQHVMPGPAGQVQSTAGPILAGCDSLRIHITGRSAHASMPHESVDPSYVAAMVVTRLQAIVGREVPPHDFFVISVGELHAGDKNNIIPGSAELVLNTRYYKPELAERVYASLERMVRAECEASGCPAEPTFEYYAHGEVTDNDPGAHETVRASFDEVFGELSVTAQPATVSEDFCYLPQAWGVPYYFWFVGSTPDELLDNPPVNHQSTFLPDYAPTMESATRAAAAAVLSFLAR from the coding sequence ATGGCAGATCCCACACTCGCGACACTTTTCAACTCCAGCGCCGTTGACCTCTCCTGGCAGCGCGCCTTCTACGAGGATCTCCATGCCCACCCGGAGCTGTCCCACGAGGAAGAGCGCACCGCGGGACGCATTCTGGAGAAGCTGGACGATTGTGATTGTGAGGTTGTGACCGGCATTGGTGGCCACGGTATTGTCGCCATTTTCCGCAATGGTGTGGGGCCGACGGCGCTCATGCGCGCCGACTTTGATGCACTGCCCGTGACGGAGGAAACCGGCGTGGACTTCGCTGCCACCAATGGCTCGATGCATGCGTGCGGCCACGACGTCCACACCACGGCACTGTTGGGAGCCTGTGCGCTTCTCGACGTCCACCGCGACGCCTGGCAGGGCACCTTCCTAGCCTTGTTCCAGCCGGCCGAGGAATCTTCCATGGGCGCGAAGTACATGATTGCGGATGGACTCACCGAGCGTGTGCCCACGCCAGATGTGTGCCTAGGCCAGCACGTCATGCCTGGCCCGGCCGGCCAGGTGCAGTCCACCGCCGGCCCTATCCTCGCCGGCTGTGATTCCCTGCGGATCCACATCACCGGCCGCTCTGCCCATGCTTCAATGCCCCACGAGTCCGTCGATCCGTCCTATGTCGCCGCCATGGTGGTCACGCGCCTCCAAGCCATCGTCGGACGCGAAGTGCCGCCCCACGACTTCTTCGTCATTTCCGTCGGCGAGCTGCATGCCGGCGATAAAAACAACATCATCCCCGGCAGCGCCGAGCTAGTTCTCAACACCCGCTACTACAAGCCGGAGTTGGCCGAACGTGTCTACGCCTCCCTCGAGCGCATGGTGCGTGCCGAATGCGAAGCCTCCGGCTGCCCGGCTGAGCCAACCTTCGAGTACTACGCCCATGGCGAAGTCACCGATAATGATCCTGGCGCCCACGAGACGGTGCGCGCGTCCTTTGATGAGGTCTTTGGCGAGCTCTCCGTCACCGCCCAACCAGCCACGGTCTCAGAGGATTTCTGCTACCTCCCCCAGGCCTGGGGCGTGCCCTACTACTTCTGGTTTGTCGGCTCTACCCCGGACGAGCTCCTAGACAACCCTCCAGTCAACCACCAGTCCACCTTTCTGCCGGACTACGCCCCGACCATGGAGTCCGCAACTCGCGCCGCTGCGGCCGCAGTGCTCTCTTTCCTTGCTCGATAA
- a CDS encoding glycogen/starch/alpha-glucan phosphorylase: protein MSQHSEFQTTVPGHVRAAAGVTPPTATNRKFWSGLSSAVMEQIADNWEATRSAYAAARQQHYFSAEFLQGRALLNNLTNVGLVDEARAASKAAGHELADVLEAEHDAALGNGGLGRLAACFLDSAVTQDYPVTGYGLLYRYGLFRQSFENGYQREEPDAWMENGYDFIIRRASEQRRIHFDDMDVRAIPYDMPITGYGTDNVGTLRLWKSEPINEFDYDAFNSQRFTEAIVERERVMDICRVLYPNDTTYEGKVLRVRQQYFFVSASLQQMIDNYIEHHGEDLTGFAKFNCIQLNDTHPVLAIPELLRLLLDEHGMGWDEAWKVVTETFAYTNHTVLAEALESWEVSIFQKLFWRIWELVEEIDRRFRLDMAERGLDQGRIDYMAPVSNGHVHMAWIACYAAYSINGVAALHTEIIKADTLSEWHELWPEKFNNKTNGVTPRRWLRMCNPRLANLLTEQAGSDAWVTDLTELAKLAPLAEDEKVLRQLINVKRANKQDFAAWIEYHQGSTVDPDSIFDVQIKRLHEYKRQLMNALYILDLYFRIKIDGETVPKRTFIFGAKAAPGYVRAKAIIKLINTIGDLVNNDPATKDILNVVFVENYNVSPAEHIIPAADVSEQISVAGKEASGTSNMKFMMNGALTLGTMDGANVEIVEAVGEENAYIFGARNEDIPQLRAEYNPGELYNSVPGLSRVLDALIDGTLGPENNGMFGDLRSSLLDGFGEHAQDTYYVLGDFADYRETRDRMAADYDADEMAWAKKAWLNICYSGRFSSDRTIADYANEVWKLAPTPIASL, encoded by the coding sequence ATGAGCCAGCACTCCGAATTTCAGACAACGGTTCCCGGGCACGTCCGCGCCGCCGCCGGCGTGACGCCGCCGACCGCTACCAACCGTAAATTCTGGTCCGGCCTATCGTCCGCAGTGATGGAGCAGATTGCCGATAACTGGGAAGCTACCCGAAGCGCCTACGCCGCCGCCCGCCAGCAACACTATTTCTCCGCTGAGTTTCTGCAGGGCCGTGCGCTGCTCAACAACCTGACAAACGTGGGCCTCGTTGATGAGGCCCGCGCCGCCTCGAAGGCAGCCGGCCACGAGCTGGCTGATGTCCTCGAAGCTGAACACGACGCAGCCCTTGGCAACGGTGGTCTCGGCCGCTTGGCAGCCTGCTTCCTCGACTCCGCCGTCACCCAGGACTACCCGGTGACCGGCTACGGTCTGCTGTATCGCTACGGCCTGTTCCGTCAGTCCTTCGAGAATGGCTACCAGCGCGAAGAGCCGGACGCATGGATGGAGAATGGCTACGACTTCATCATCCGCCGCGCGTCCGAGCAGCGCCGCATCCACTTCGATGACATGGACGTGCGTGCAATTCCCTATGACATGCCGATTACCGGCTACGGCACCGATAACGTCGGCACCCTGCGCCTGTGGAAGTCCGAGCCGATCAACGAGTTCGACTATGATGCTTTCAATTCGCAGCGCTTCACCGAGGCCATCGTTGAACGCGAGCGCGTGATGGACATTTGCCGCGTGCTCTACCCCAATGACACCACCTACGAGGGCAAGGTTCTGCGCGTTCGTCAGCAGTACTTCTTCGTCTCCGCTTCGCTGCAGCAGATGATCGACAATTACATCGAGCACCACGGCGAGGACCTCACTGGATTTGCCAAATTCAACTGCATTCAGCTCAATGACACCCACCCGGTTCTCGCTATCCCGGAGCTGCTGCGCCTGCTTCTTGATGAACACGGCATGGGCTGGGATGAGGCCTGGAAGGTCGTTACTGAGACCTTCGCCTACACCAACCACACCGTTCTGGCAGAGGCTCTGGAGAGCTGGGAAGTATCCATCTTCCAGAAGCTCTTCTGGCGCATTTGGGAGCTCGTGGAGGAGATCGACCGCCGTTTCCGCCTCGACATGGCCGAGCGCGGCCTGGACCAGGGCCGCATTGATTACATGGCGCCCGTGTCGAACGGCCACGTTCACATGGCATGGATTGCCTGCTACGCGGCCTACTCCATCAACGGTGTTGCAGCCCTGCACACCGAAATCATTAAGGCCGACACGCTTTCCGAGTGGCACGAACTGTGGCCCGAAAAGTTCAACAATAAGACCAACGGTGTTACCCCTCGCCGCTGGCTGCGCATGTGCAACCCGCGTCTGGCGAACCTGCTCACTGAGCAGGCAGGCTCCGATGCCTGGGTCACTGACCTCACAGAGCTGGCTAAGCTCGCCCCGCTAGCAGAGGATGAAAAGGTTCTGCGCCAGCTCATCAACGTCAAGCGCGCGAACAAGCAGGACTTCGCCGCCTGGATTGAATACCACCAAGGTTCCACCGTGGATCCGGATTCCATTTTCGATGTTCAGATTAAGCGCCTCCACGAGTACAAGCGCCAGCTCATGAACGCCCTGTACATCCTGGACCTCTACTTCCGCATCAAGATCGATGGCGAGACCGTGCCGAAGCGCACCTTCATTTTTGGCGCCAAGGCAGCTCCGGGTTATGTACGCGCAAAAGCCATCATTAAGCTCATCAACACCATCGGTGATCTGGTCAACAATGACCCGGCGACCAAGGACATCCTCAACGTTGTCTTCGTGGAGAACTACAATGTCTCCCCTGCCGAGCACATTATCCCGGCTGCCGATGTCTCCGAGCAGATTTCCGTGGCCGGTAAGGAAGCATCCGGCACCTCCAACATGAAGTTCATGATGAACGGTGCACTGACGCTGGGCACCATGGACGGCGCCAACGTGGAGATCGTCGAAGCCGTGGGCGAAGAAAACGCCTACATTTTCGGTGCCCGCAACGAGGACATCCCGCAGCTGCGCGCCGAGTACAACCCTGGCGAGCTCTACAACTCAGTACCGGGCCTGTCGCGCGTGTTGGATGCGCTTATCGACGGCACCCTGGGCCCCGAGAACAACGGCATGTTCGGTGACCTTCGCTCCTCGCTCCTCGATGGCTTCGGTGAGCATGCCCAGGACACGTACTACGTCCTCGGTGACTTCGCCGACTACCGCGAGACCCGTGACCGTATGGCCGCAGACTACGACGCGGACGAGATGGCGTGGGCCAAGAAGGCCTGGCTGAACATCTGTTACTCCGGTCGTTTCTCCTCTGACCGCACCATCGCGGACTACGCCAACGAGGTATGGAAGCTGGCACCGACCCCTATCGCCAGCCTCTAG
- the pyk gene encoding pyruvate kinase: MDRRTKIVCTLGPAVASKEGILGLVNAGMNVARLNMSHGEHADHEANYRWVREATDESGKAVGVLADLQGPKIRLGRFINGEEMWAEGETVRITVEDVEGTHDRVSTTYKNLAQDAKPGDRLLIDDGKVAVVCREVDGNDVVCEVTEGGPVSNNKGVSLPGMDISVPALSEKDIADLRFALNLGVDMIALSFVRSPADVDKVHEIMDEEGRRVPVIAKLEKPEAVDALESIVLAFDAIMIARGDLGVEVPLEQVPLFQKRAIQIARENAKPVIVATQMLDSMISNLRPTRAEASDVANAVLDGADAVMLSGETSVGIDPQNVVRTMSKIVTNAEEGGKVPPLTHVPRTKRGVVSYSARDIAERLNAKAIVAFTTSGDTAKRVARLHSPLPLLAFTPHPAVRSQLALTWGAETFLSSEVKSTDDMMEAIDQSLLGMDKYKEGDMIVVIAGTPPGISGNTNMIQVHQLGQTLREQ; encoded by the coding sequence TTGGATAGAAGAACCAAAATCGTTTGTACGTTGGGTCCCGCCGTGGCAAGCAAGGAGGGAATCCTTGGCTTGGTGAATGCGGGCATGAACGTCGCGCGCCTTAACATGTCCCACGGCGAGCATGCAGACCACGAAGCAAATTACCGCTGGGTCCGCGAGGCCACTGATGAAAGTGGCAAAGCTGTTGGCGTCCTCGCTGACCTCCAGGGCCCCAAGATCCGTCTGGGTCGATTTATTAATGGCGAGGAAATGTGGGCGGAAGGTGAAACTGTCCGCATCACCGTGGAGGATGTTGAGGGAACTCACGACCGCGTATCCACGACGTATAAGAACCTGGCACAGGATGCGAAGCCGGGAGACCGCTTGCTGATTGATGACGGCAAGGTTGCCGTCGTATGCCGGGAAGTAGACGGCAACGACGTAGTCTGCGAGGTCACCGAAGGTGGTCCCGTGTCTAACAACAAGGGCGTTTCCCTGCCAGGCATGGATATTTCCGTGCCGGCTCTGTCGGAAAAGGACATCGCGGACCTTCGTTTCGCGCTGAACCTTGGTGTGGACATGATTGCTCTGTCCTTCGTCCGCTCCCCAGCAGACGTGGACAAGGTTCACGAGATTATGGATGAGGAAGGCCGCCGCGTTCCGGTCATTGCCAAGTTGGAAAAGCCCGAGGCCGTCGACGCCCTCGAATCCATCGTGCTGGCATTCGACGCCATTATGATTGCTCGCGGTGACCTTGGTGTTGAGGTGCCGCTGGAGCAGGTTCCGCTCTTCCAGAAGCGCGCTATCCAGATTGCGCGTGAGAACGCCAAGCCGGTCATCGTGGCCACCCAGATGTTGGACTCCATGATCTCCAACCTGCGTCCGACTCGTGCGGAGGCGTCCGACGTTGCTAACGCCGTGCTCGATGGCGCTGACGCCGTCATGCTCTCCGGTGAGACCTCCGTGGGTATCGACCCACAGAACGTCGTGCGCACCATGTCCAAGATCGTCACGAACGCTGAGGAAGGCGGCAAGGTTCCGCCGCTGACCCACGTGCCACGTACCAAGCGCGGTGTGGTGTCTTACTCCGCACGCGACATTGCTGAGCGTCTTAACGCTAAGGCAATCGTGGCCTTCACCACCTCCGGTGACACCGCGAAGCGCGTGGCTCGTCTGCACTCCCCGCTGCCGCTGCTGGCGTTTACCCCGCACCCGGCGGTACGTTCGCAGCTGGCCCTGACTTGGGGCGCAGAGACCTTCTTGAGCTCCGAGGTGAAGTCTACCGATGACATGATGGAAGCCATCGATCAGTCACTGCTGGGGATGGACAAGTACAAGGAAGGCGACATGATCGTCGTCATCGCTGGTACTCCTCCGGGAATCTCCGGCAATACCAACATGATCCAGGTTCACCAGCTGGGTCAGACTCTCCGCGAGCAGTAA
- the lgt gene encoding prolipoprotein diacylglyceryl transferase, translated as MQIYNLANIPSPPQGVWHLGPIPIRAYAMCIILGILVAMWMTLRRYTARGGNPDVVWDAAIVVIPAGIIGGRLYHVMTDYDKYFCSTCDPIDALKITNGGLGIWGAVALGAVALWGMFKIKRIPLGPFADAVAPGLILAQAIGRLGNWFNQELYGRETSVPWALDIYYRVNENGEYAPISGRSTGEVMTSVHPTFLYELVWNVIICIFLLWAHKAWKLGHGRVFALYVAGYTAGRFIVENMRADEATHVFGLRINIIVSVVCFIIALIVFFRLPRGQETPDEVDPTHAQGDDTPGGSHGSAAYPAI; from the coding sequence GTGCAAATTTACAACCTCGCCAACATTCCGTCCCCGCCGCAGGGCGTGTGGCACCTCGGCCCGATCCCTATTCGCGCTTACGCCATGTGCATCATCCTCGGCATTCTCGTGGCCATGTGGATGACGCTGCGCCGCTATACCGCGCGTGGTGGCAACCCGGACGTGGTCTGGGACGCTGCCATAGTGGTCATTCCTGCTGGTATTATCGGCGGACGCCTCTACCACGTAATGACGGATTATGATAAGTACTTCTGCTCTACGTGTGACCCCATCGACGCTCTGAAGATCACCAACGGTGGCCTGGGTATTTGGGGAGCCGTGGCGCTGGGCGCAGTGGCGTTGTGGGGCATGTTCAAGATTAAGCGCATTCCGCTGGGTCCCTTCGCGGATGCCGTCGCTCCCGGCCTCATCTTGGCCCAAGCCATTGGGCGCTTGGGCAACTGGTTCAACCAAGAGCTCTACGGCCGCGAGACAAGCGTGCCGTGGGCGCTCGATATCTACTATCGCGTCAATGAAAACGGCGAGTACGCGCCGATCAGCGGCCGGTCCACCGGCGAGGTTATGACTTCAGTGCACCCGACTTTCCTCTACGAGCTTGTGTGGAACGTCATTATCTGTATCTTCCTGCTCTGGGCTCACAAAGCTTGGAAGTTGGGGCATGGTCGCGTGTTCGCGCTCTACGTTGCCGGTTACACGGCGGGCCGCTTTATTGTGGAGAATATGCGTGCGGATGAGGCCACGCACGTCTTTGGCCTGCGCATCAACATCATTGTGTCCGTTGTCTGTTTCATTATCGCTCTCATCGTGTTTTTCCGATTGCCCCGAGGACAGGAGACTCCTGATGAGGTTGATCCAACTCACGCTCAGGGCGATGATACGCCCGGCGGGAGTCATGGTTCCGCCGCGTACCCGGCCATCTAG
- a CDS encoding indole-3-glycerol phosphate synthase TrpC: MPTPIAVDHLIAGVLADVSAREARVPFKEVKARSRDMDAPRDAARALLRPGCSIITEIKRAVPYAGEIANLESPQSVATLAHDLEAAGVHVMACQTDRRRFHGSLEDMRVARDAVDVPMVCRDIIVDPYQIHEARCYGADAIPLQVELLEQARLESLLDRVESLGMTAILEVRTSAEVDRVIKAGGSVVAINAWSLASDAINREAFSTISPGLPESITRIAVGGVNGPRNVLSYASHGADAILVGESIMAAQDPMALARSLVAAGQHPACPSRKS, translated from the coding sequence ATGCCTACCCCGATCGCTGTCGATCACCTCATCGCCGGCGTGCTTGCCGACGTCTCCGCGCGCGAGGCCCGCGTCCCCTTCAAGGAAGTCAAAGCGCGCTCCCGTGATATGGATGCCCCGCGCGATGCAGCCCGGGCCCTGCTGCGCCCAGGGTGCTCAATCATCACCGAAATCAAACGTGCCGTGCCTTATGCCGGTGAGATCGCGAACCTCGAAAGCCCACAGTCGGTTGCGACGCTAGCTCATGACCTTGAAGCGGCGGGGGTCCACGTCATGGCCTGCCAGACGGATCGGCGCCGCTTTCACGGTTCGCTTGAAGATATGCGCGTGGCCCGCGATGCCGTGGACGTCCCCATGGTGTGCCGCGACATCATTGTGGATCCGTATCAAATTCACGAGGCACGCTGCTACGGCGCCGATGCGATCCCGTTGCAGGTGGAGCTTCTCGAGCAAGCCCGTCTTGAGTCTCTTCTGGACCGCGTTGAGTCCTTAGGGATGACCGCCATTCTTGAGGTACGCACGAGCGCCGAAGTGGATCGTGTCATCAAAGCTGGTGGCTCTGTCGTGGCGATCAATGCGTGGTCTTTGGCCTCCGATGCTATTAATCGGGAGGCCTTTTCTACTATCTCGCCCGGTCTTCCGGAGTCCATTACCCGCATTGCCGTCGGCGGCGTCAACGGACCCCGCAATGTTTTGTCTTATGCCTCCCACGGCGCAGACGCTATCTTGGTCGGCGAGTCCATCATGGCGGCTCAGGATCCCATGGCCTTGGCGCGCTCGCTGGTGGCGGCCGGGCAACACCCGGCTTGTCCCTCCCGAAAAAGCTAG
- a CDS encoding TIGR02234 family membrane protein — protein sequence MARRIGPVLMFVGTIALWLSSRMTWVKAAVEDDKAGSSVMELSGSLWSLELIALTVVILAGSVAALALRRTARRIVAILSAVAAAGAAWRPIALLTAGPEVERAQELLQGGTNDTSVGATSISDWAVVLAADAASAGPVLALVGAALALFGAVMVASNPGADKPRTSKYETPAVRQERLQDDLETSQDSGRVMWDALDADIDPTDSTPRE from the coding sequence ATGGCTAGACGCATCGGACCGGTTCTTATGTTCGTGGGAACCATTGCGCTGTGGTTGTCCTCGCGCATGACCTGGGTTAAAGCCGCTGTGGAAGATGATAAGGCTGGCTCGAGCGTCATGGAGCTGTCCGGTTCGCTGTGGTCACTCGAGCTCATAGCGTTGACTGTGGTCATTCTTGCTGGCAGTGTGGCTGCTCTGGCGCTCCGCCGTACCGCTCGACGCATCGTCGCCATTCTGAGTGCAGTGGCGGCAGCTGGCGCGGCGTGGCGCCCTATCGCGTTGCTGACTGCGGGGCCTGAAGTTGAACGCGCCCAGGAACTGTTGCAGGGCGGCACGAACGATACCTCGGTGGGAGCCACGAGCATTTCTGACTGGGCTGTGGTCCTTGCCGCGGACGCGGCGTCGGCAGGCCCAGTTCTGGCGCTCGTCGGCGCAGCCTTGGCGCTGTTTGGCGCGGTTATGGTGGCCAGCAATCCCGGCGCAGACAAGCCGCGCACGTCGAAGTATGAGACTCCAGCTGTGCGCCAGGAGCGTCTCCAGGACGATTTGGAGACATCCCAGGATTCGGGCCGTGTGATGTGGGATGCTCTCGACGCAGATATTGATCCCACAGATTCCACGCCGCGTGAATGA
- the hisI gene encoding phosphoribosyl-AMP cyclohydrolase, producing MAGDIAQQLKRNEAGLVPAIVQSERGEVLMMAWMDDHALAYTLATRRGTYYSRSRQEYWIKGLTSGHTQEVLGARLDCDGDTILLTVRQEGGACHTGDRTCFDAHNLLAKAEETTEEAMTVTKAGEITHG from the coding sequence CTGGCAGGAGACATCGCCCAGCAGCTCAAGCGCAACGAGGCCGGACTTGTTCCCGCTATTGTGCAGTCGGAGCGCGGCGAGGTACTCATGATGGCGTGGATGGATGACCACGCGTTGGCGTACACGCTGGCTACGCGTCGTGGTACCTACTATTCGCGTTCCCGCCAGGAGTATTGGATCAAAGGCTTGACGTCCGGGCATACCCAAGAGGTGCTCGGCGCTCGCCTGGATTGTGACGGCGACACCATCTTGCTCACCGTGCGCCAAGAGGGCGGTGCCTGCCACACGGGGGATCGCACGTGCTTCGATGCGCATAATCTCTTGGCTAAGGCGGAGGAAACAACCGAAGAGGCAATGACTGTAACCAAGGCTGGGGAGATAACTCATGGCTAG
- the hisF gene encoding imidazole glycerol phosphate synthase subunit HisF, which yields MALAVRVIPCLDVDNGRVVKGVNFENLRDAGDPVELAARYDQLGADELTFLDVSASKDGRGTMLDVVRRTADQVFIPLTVGGGVRSVEDVRELLRAGADKVSVNSSALARPELLRELADVFGSQCIVLSVDARRSPEYPSGFEVTTHGGTKPAGLDAVEWARRGEELGVGEILLNSMDGDGTKEGFDIELLQAVRAAVSVPIIASGGAGEAEHFPPAVEAGADAVLAASIFHFGEIDIAEVKQALAASGYEVRL from the coding sequence ATGGCGCTTGCCGTGCGCGTGATCCCGTGCCTAGACGTTGACAATGGCCGTGTGGTCAAGGGCGTCAATTTTGAAAACCTGCGTGATGCCGGTGACCCAGTGGAGCTTGCCGCCCGCTATGACCAGCTGGGAGCAGACGAGTTGACCTTTTTGGACGTATCCGCATCTAAGGATGGTCGCGGCACCATGCTTGATGTCGTGCGGCGTACTGCGGATCAGGTATTCATCCCGCTCACGGTGGGAGGAGGAGTGCGGTCGGTTGAGGATGTACGCGAGCTCCTCCGCGCTGGCGCGGACAAGGTTTCTGTGAACTCGTCTGCACTTGCTCGCCCTGAACTGCTGCGTGAACTTGCTGATGTTTTTGGCTCGCAGTGCATTGTGCTTTCTGTCGATGCGCGCCGTTCGCCTGAATATCCCAGCGGTTTTGAAGTCACCACGCATGGCGGCACCAAGCCTGCTGGTCTTGATGCGGTGGAGTGGGCTCGCCGCGGCGAGGAGCTGGGCGTGGGTGAAATCTTGCTCAATTCTATGGATGGTGATGGCACCAAGGAGGGCTTCGACATCGAGCTCCTCCAGGCGGTTCGTGCAGCGGTATCCGTCCCCATCATCGCCTCGGGTGGTGCCGGTGAGGCCGAGCACTTCCCGCCGGCTGTTGAGGCTGGGGCGGATGCCGTTCTAGCAGCGAGTATCTTCCACTTCGGTGAGATCGACATCGCTGAGGTTAAGCAGGCGCTGGCGGCTTCGGGGTATGAGGTGCGCCTGTGA
- a CDS encoding inositol monophosphatase family protein, with protein MAAMSRLSASDPRELVAFAEAAVDQVDDLFRAGLGAAPARFKGEGDFATEVDLQIEQQLRVTLSQLTGIPVFGEESGGSLEDTVWVVDPVDGTANYSAGNPCCGILVTLLHEAKPVVAVADFPLLGRRVVAAEGMPLRTSGGPSTGFGGGEGALGFDEARGHIGCSSHLPTALFNDLRETGLRPRMTGSVGLDNAFVAQGVFDGAVNFSPHPWDNAAGALMIKAAGGRVSDPEGNEWTATSKGFVGGTPQVHATMLDAIARNPRGQR; from the coding sequence ATGGCAGCCATGTCAAGACTTTCTGCCTCAGATCCTCGCGAACTTGTTGCTTTTGCGGAAGCTGCCGTGGACCAGGTCGATGACCTCTTCCGCGCTGGTTTGGGAGCGGCCCCTGCCCGTTTTAAGGGGGAGGGTGACTTTGCCACCGAAGTCGACCTGCAGATTGAGCAGCAGCTGCGGGTGACGCTGAGCCAACTTACCGGCATACCTGTCTTTGGCGAGGAGTCCGGTGGCAGCCTCGAGGACACCGTGTGGGTCGTTGACCCAGTCGATGGCACCGCTAACTACTCCGCGGGTAATCCATGCTGCGGAATCTTGGTCACTCTCCTTCATGAGGCGAAGCCGGTTGTTGCGGTGGCGGACTTCCCGCTCTTGGGCCGCCGCGTCGTGGCCGCAGAAGGAATGCCGCTGCGCACCAGCGGTGGTCCCTCCACCGGGTTTGGTGGCGGAGAAGGCGCTCTCGGCTTTGATGAAGCCCGTGGCCATATTGGCTGCTCGTCGCACCTGCCCACGGCACTGTTCAACGATCTTCGTGAGACTGGCTTGCGCCCGCGCATGACCGGCTCGGTGGGCCTAGATAATGCTTTCGTGGCGCAAGGAGTCTTTGATGGCGCGGTGAATTTCTCACCGCACCCGTGGGATAACGCTGCAGGTGCGCTCATGATCAAGGCAGCTGGAGGACGCGTCAGTGATCCCGAAGGCAACGAGTGGACGGCGACCTCGAAAGGTTTTGTGGGCGGCACCCCACAGGTCCATGCCACCATGTTGGATGCCATTGCTCGCAACCCGCGAGGCCAGCGCTAG
- the priA gene encoding bifunctional 1-(5-phosphoribosyl)-5-((5-phosphoribosylamino)methylideneamino)imidazole-4-carboxamide isomerase/phosphoribosylanthranilate isomerase PriA: MSFTLLPAVDVVDGQAVRLDQGEAGTEKSYGSPCEAALKWQAQGAQWLHAVDLDAAFGRGSNHELLAEITTSVDLEVELTGGIRDDESLARALATGARRVNIGTAALEQPEWIAKVLAEHGDRIAVDLAVRLVDGEWRTRGHGWVSDGGDLWEVLERLDSAGCTRFVVTDVSKDGTLQGPNIELLRDVAAATDAAVTASGGISSLDDLRELALYENEGIDSAIIGKALYEERFTLEEALAAVAEVTPLPAEEYIDPIEEA, encoded by the coding sequence ATGAGCTTTACACTGTTGCCCGCGGTTGACGTTGTTGATGGCCAGGCCGTGCGCCTAGATCAAGGCGAAGCCGGAACCGAAAAGTCCTACGGATCCCCGTGCGAGGCCGCCCTCAAGTGGCAAGCCCAAGGCGCGCAGTGGCTGCATGCAGTGGACTTGGACGCTGCCTTTGGCCGCGGTTCCAACCACGAATTACTGGCAGAGATCACCACGAGTGTGGACCTTGAGGTGGAGCTCACCGGTGGAATCAGGGATGATGAGTCCCTCGCCCGAGCACTGGCCACAGGGGCACGTCGAGTCAACATTGGCACTGCAGCCCTGGAACAGCCTGAGTGGATAGCTAAGGTGCTGGCTGAACACGGAGATCGTATCGCGGTGGACTTGGCCGTACGGCTCGTTGACGGTGAATGGCGCACCCGTGGCCATGGCTGGGTCTCCGATGGTGGGGACCTCTGGGAGGTTCTCGAGCGCCTCGATTCCGCTGGATGCACTCGTTTCGTAGTCACCGACGTGTCCAAGGACGGTACGCTGCAGGGCCCGAACATCGAGCTCCTGCGCGACGTGGCTGCAGCCACCGATGCTGCAGTGACTGCCTCGGGCGGTATTTCGAGTCTGGATGATCTGCGCGAGCTGGCACTCTACGAGAATGAAGGCATCGATTCTGCCATCATCGGCAAGGCGCTGTATGAAGAGCGCTTCACGTTGGAAGAAGCACTTGCCGCCGTTGCAGAGGTCACTCCGCTGCCGGCTGAGGAGTACATCGATCCTATTGAGGAGGCCTAA